A region of Capra hircus breed San Clemente chromosome 11, ASM170441v1, whole genome shotgun sequence DNA encodes the following proteins:
- the C11H9orf78 gene encoding uncharacterized protein C9orf78 homolog isoform X2 translates to MPVTGKTFRRRRADSESEEDEQDSEEVRLKLEETREVQNLRKRPNGMKTGGMVDMKKLKERGKDKISEEEDLHLGTSFSAETNRRDEDADMMKYIETELKKRKGIVEHEEQKVKPKNAEDCLYELPENIRVSSAKKTEEMLSNQMLSGIPEVDLGIDAKIKNIISTEDAKARLLAEQQNKKKDSETSFVPTNMAVNYVQHNRFYHEELNAPIRRNKEEPKARPLRVGDTEKPEPERSPPSRKRPANEKATDDYHYEKFKKMNRRY, encoded by the exons ATGCCGGTCACCGGGAAGACTTTCCGGCGGCGCCGCGCTGACTCGGAGTCGGAGGAAGACGAGCAGGACTCAGAGGAGGTTCG attAAAACTGGAAGAGACCCGAGAGGTGCAGAACTTGAGGAAGAGGCCCAACGGG ATGAAGACAGGCGGGATGGTGGACATGAAGAAACTAAAGGAAAGGGGCAAAGATAA GATCAGTGAAGAGGAAGACCTCCATCTGGGGACATCATTTTCCGCAGAAACCAACCGAAGGGACGAGGATGCCGACAT GATGAAGTACATTGAGACAGAGCTGAAGAAGCGGAAAGGGATCGTGGAACACGAGGAACAGAAAGTCAAACCAAAGAATGCAGAGGATTGCCTTTATGAGCTGCCGGAAAACATCCGGGTTTCCTCAGCAAAGAAGACGGAagagatgctatctaaccagATGCTGAGCGGCATCCCCGAGGTGGACCTCGGCATTGA tgCGAAAATAAAAAACATCATTTCCACGGAGGACGCCAAGGCCCGTCTGCTGGCTGAGCAGCAGAACAAGAAGAAAGACAGCGAGACCTCCTTCGTGCCCACCAACATGGCTGTGAACTACGTGCAGCACAACCGAT TTTACCACGAGGAGCTCAATGCTCCCATACGGAGAAACAAAGAGGAGCCCAAAGCCCGACCCTTGCGCGTGGGGGACACAGAGAAGCCGGAGCCTGAGC gGTCCCCTCCCAGCCGCAAGCGTCCTGCCAATGAGAAGGCCACGGATGATTATCATTACGAGAAGTTCAAGAAGATGAACAGGCGGTACTGA
- the C11H9orf78 gene encoding uncharacterized protein C9orf78 homolog isoform X1: MPVTGKTFRRRRADSESEEDEQDSEEVRLKLEETREVQNLRKRPNGVSAVALLVGEKVQEETTLVDDPFQMKTGGMVDMKKLKERGKDKISEEEDLHLGTSFSAETNRRDEDADMMKYIETELKKRKGIVEHEEQKVKPKNAEDCLYELPENIRVSSAKKTEEMLSNQMLSGIPEVDLGIDAKIKNIISTEDAKARLLAEQQNKKKDSETSFVPTNMAVNYVQHNRFYHEELNAPIRRNKEEPKARPLRVGDTEKPEPERSPPSRKRPANEKATDDYHYEKFKKMNRRY; the protein is encoded by the exons ATGCCGGTCACCGGGAAGACTTTCCGGCGGCGCCGCGCTGACTCGGAGTCGGAGGAAGACGAGCAGGACTCAGAGGAGGTTCG attAAAACTGGAAGAGACCCGAGAGGTGCAGAACTTGAGGAAGAGGCCCAACGGGGTGAG TGCTGTTGCCCTGCTGGTGGGAGAGAAGGTACAAGAGGAGACCACTCTAGTG GATGATCCCTTTCAGATGAAGACAGGCGGGATGGTGGACATGAAGAAACTAAAGGAAAGGGGCAAAGATAA GATCAGTGAAGAGGAAGACCTCCATCTGGGGACATCATTTTCCGCAGAAACCAACCGAAGGGACGAGGATGCCGACAT GATGAAGTACATTGAGACAGAGCTGAAGAAGCGGAAAGGGATCGTGGAACACGAGGAACAGAAAGTCAAACCAAAGAATGCAGAGGATTGCCTTTATGAGCTGCCGGAAAACATCCGGGTTTCCTCAGCAAAGAAGACGGAagagatgctatctaaccagATGCTGAGCGGCATCCCCGAGGTGGACCTCGGCATTGA tgCGAAAATAAAAAACATCATTTCCACGGAGGACGCCAAGGCCCGTCTGCTGGCTGAGCAGCAGAACAAGAAGAAAGACAGCGAGACCTCCTTCGTGCCCACCAACATGGCTGTGAACTACGTGCAGCACAACCGAT TTTACCACGAGGAGCTCAATGCTCCCATACGGAGAAACAAAGAGGAGCCCAAAGCCCGACCCTTGCGCGTGGGGGACACAGAGAAGCCGGAGCCTGAGC gGTCCCCTCCCAGCCGCAAGCGTCCTGCCAATGAGAAGGCCACGGATGATTATCATTACGAGAAGTTCAAGAAGATGAACAGGCGGTACTGA